One window of the Trifolium pratense cultivar HEN17-A07 linkage group LG2, ARS_RC_1.1, whole genome shotgun sequence genome contains the following:
- the LOC123904623 gene encoding F-box protein CPR1-like: MDIPIHVLFDIMLKLPAVSLVRCYSVCSKFKSIVSDYSFQLSYFSKAPISIVVLSDRHRITCIDSSQNLNPIHSSDHGSSSSCMAMRLQPNSNNTSDSSSKRIKTIHHHHHHQQPSSSKFVSFHIHKRMNLINSSNGLLCLRGSNPHSQSHYYICNPLLGELLNIPPAPSAPDRNLCFSAFGFDPKTKTFKILQLVSKSNKLVAELYQSPPHSGGVKTWSVISDVPSAKPKPNSSFDPSLNDALHWVTDGAISELIYSFDLNSNKFKSIPCPSHFVDDEYVSNISGMSVGVLKGCLCLCYVVEGKRFETWSMDKYGVKESWRMAFSIDIKSYCGWSPQDKHRPIGFNTCGDMWLMADSISQSSSQCLVSFSPETGVFRHIDIGGNASNIQVIPQVLSYVSIKHMVNIRRKQHQLQKLSSAQNYALGFNLFVLENFR, encoded by the coding sequence ATGGACATACCAATTCACGTACTCTTCGACATCATGCTTAAGCTACCAGCTGTTTCCCTCGTACGATGTTATTCCGTATGTTCCAAATTCAAATCCATTGTTTCTGATTATTCCTTCCAACTATCCTATTTCTCAAAAGCCCCTATTTCAATCGTCGTTCTCTCCGATCGCCACCGCATCACATGCATCGATTCATCTCAAAACCTAAACCCTATCCATTCTTCCGATCACGGATCATCATCCTCTTGTATGGCCATGAGATTACAACCTAATTCTAACAACACATCTGATTCTTCTTCCAAGCGAATCAAAacaattcatcatcatcatcatcatcaacaaccatCCAGCAGCAAGTTCGTCTCATTTCATATCCATAAGCGTATGAATTTGATCAATTCTAGCAACGGTCTTTTGTGTTTACGCGGATCTAATCCTCACTCTCAATCTCATTATTATATCTGCAATCCTTTGTTGGGTGAGCTTCTTAATATTCCACCTGCCCCAAGTGCTCCCGATCGAAATCTCTGTTTTTCTGCTTTTGGCTTTGATCCCAAGACTAAAACTTTCAAAATTCTTCAGCTTGTTTCCAAATCTAATAAATTGGTGGCTGAATTGTACCAATCTCCTCCTCATTCAGGGGGGGTTAAAACCTGGTCTGTCATCTCAGATGTACCCTCTGCCAAACCTAAACCTAACAGTTCATTCGATCCCTCACTCAATGATGCACTTCACTGGGTCACAGATGGTGCAATTTCTGAATTGATATACTCATTTGATCTCAACAGTAACAAATTCAAATCCATACCGTGTCCTTCTCACTTTGTGGATGATGAGTATGTCAGTAATATCTCAGGGATGAGTGTTGGAGTCTTAAAAGGTTGTTTGTGTCTTTGCTATGTTGTTGAAGGTAAAAGGTTCGAGACATGGTCGATGGACAAGTACGGTGTCAAGGAGTCTTGGAGAATGGCATTTAGTATTGACATAAAGTCATATTGTGGATGGAGTCCACAGGACAAGCACAGACCAATCGGGTTTAACACTTGTGGAGATATGTGGCTCATGGCTGATTCTATTTCTCAATCCTCTTCCCAATGTCTTGTCTCTTTTAGCCCTGAAACGGGTGTCTTTAGACATATTGATATTGGGGGCAATGCATCAAACATTCAAGTCATTCCTCAGGTTTTGAGCTATGTTTCAATTAAGCACATGGTTAATATTCGTCGCAAACAACACCAGCTCCAGAAATTAAGCTCTGCCCAAAACTATGCCTTAGGGTTCAATTTATTTGTACTGGAAAACTTTCGATAG
- the LOC123910800 gene encoding 2-C-methyl-D-erythritol 4-phosphate cytidylyltransferase, chloroplastic — MEVINKFQYPLLGIPTINKQYPITAAAATTTTTGHKFLYLNNNNNNNKNNNALLSLAKSNSRRLTLCSAALPTTQEYDIVVVKDRSVSVVLLAGGKGKRMGANMPKQYLPLLGQPIALYSFYTFSRMLEVKEIIVVCDPSYKDIFEDVKGNCQPQLKFALPGKERQDSVYNGLQAVDSNSELVCVHDSARPLVLHEDVKKVLKDGLLNGAAVLGVPVKATIKEANIESFVVRTLDRKTLWEMQTPQIIKPELLRKGFELVNREGLEVTDDVSIVEHLKHPVYITEGSYTNIKVTTPDDLLLAERILNINSEESS, encoded by the exons ATGGAAGTGATTAACAAGTTTCAATATCCTCTTTTGGGGATTCCAACAATCAACAAACAATATCCTATTACTGCAGCTGctgctactactactactacag GTCACAAATTCTTGTatttaaacaacaacaacaacaacaacaaaaataataatgcatTATTATCTCTtgcaaaatcaaattcaaggCGGCTCACTCTATGTTCTGCTGCACTTCCCACCACCCAA GAGTATGATATTGTTGTTGTCAAAGATAGAAGCGTCTCCGTTGTCCTCCTTGCTGGAGGAAAGGGCAAGAGAATGGGG GCTAACATGCCAAAGCAGTATCTTCCTCTTTTGGGTCAACCTATTGCACTCTATAG TTTTTACACTTTTTCTCGCATGCTTGAAGTCAAAGAAATCATTGTCGTCTGCGATCCTTCCTACAAGGACATTTTTGAAG ATGTCAAAGGAAACTGCCAACCACAACTCAAATTTGCACTGCCTGGAAAAGAAAGACAGGATTCTGTTTACAATGGCCTTCAG GCTGTTGATTCAAACTCTGAGCTTGTTTGCGTTCATGATTCCGCAAGACCTTTAGTGTTACATGAAGATGTGAAAAAG GTCCTTAAAGATGGATTGTTGAACGGAGCTGCTGTTCTTGGTGTCCCTGTGAAGGCCACAATCAAAGAG GCAAACATTGAATCATTTGTGGTTAGAACACTAGACAGAAAAACGCTATGGGAGATGCAGACCCCACAG ATCATCAAACCCGAATTGCTGAGGAAAGGCTTTGAGCTTGTAAATAG AGAAGGACTTGAAGTTACTGATGACGTGTCCATTGTGGAGCACCTTAAACATCCAGTTTATATCACTGAAGGATCTTATACCAACATCAAG GTGACTACGCCTGATGATTTATTACTGGCAGAGAGAATATTGAATATAAATTCTGAGGAAAGTTCTTAA